From Shewanella acanthi:
ACATAACGTGAGTTTTACTAAATGGATTGCTGTTGAATTTCAGTCACATCACTTGGCTTGATGATAAAGGCCATATCAAACCGCCGATATTTTTGTATGCCATATTGGCCTTCCTTGCCCGTGGCTGGTGTATTTTTGTTGCATCACTTACCCAAGCCTCAGATCGTTCCGAGTTAGTCAGGCTGTTTTACCCCGAAAAGTCCGACTTTATAATGTCGCTGGCCGCAGGTGCGGGGGCGGTTGTCCTCTATTTTATGGTGCTTGCCGAGCGTCGACGCGCCCCGAGTTGGGTTCGTCCCATGTTTACACAGCTTCGGTTGGGGCTTGGATTGTTGCTGATTGTCGATGCGGCTTTGTTGTGGCAACGATTATACCATGGTCAGTTTTTATTCCATTGGAGTTTGGCGCTCGATGCTTTAGTGCTGTTCTGGTCTTGTATGTATATTCTGCAATCGAAAAGGCTTTCGTATTACCTGAACGATTGGCCGAAGGACGATCGTAATTAATCAGGCCTCTATACTGTTTTATGTGATTGTTATTAAATGGATATTTTTAACACCTGTTTATATGTAAATTTTTTGTGTAATATCACTCATTTTAGTAAGCATTTTTTTACCATTGCCTACTGATTTTATAGAATCATCTATAGTTATATGTACTTAGCTTAAATGTAATACAGCAGTTTGGGGCGGTTGCCCGTGCGAAGGTGCATTTGAAAGGAGTCATATTGAGTGACAAAAGCGGCACAAAAAAAATTACAGCTTTCTGAACTCCAATTGGGAATGCGGGTAAAACTGCCATTGTCTTGGACTGAGCATCCTTTTCTGTGGAATCGGGTTGATATTAACAGTGCCGCCCAAATTGAAATGATCCGCGGACTCGGCGTGCCTTTCGTTTATTTACTTTCCGGTGAAGTGAGTGAGGAAGTCATTGACGAAGAACTCGCGCCCGTGGAAGCAATTGAAGAATTACCCCTACAAAGAGATTTAAAAGCCGATACCCGAAAAGCCATGCGTTTGAGTCAAAAACGATTTTTAGAGGGTGTTAATCATTGTCGTAGTGCGTTTGGCAAAATTGTCAGTGATCCTGAAGGGGCATATCGTCTCTCTTCTGAATTAGTCGAAAACTTACTCGGGCATTTGCAGGAAATAGAAAAACCGTTTTTGACCTTAGTAGGGATGGATGAGAAAAATGTCAGCGTTACCCAGCACAGTATGTCAGTTGCAGTGCTTGGGATGATGATTGGTCAAGCCCTCGATTTACCTGCCAAGGATTTGCGGGATATCGCCCTAGGGAGTTTATTCCACGACATTGGCAAGTTAAAAGTCCCCGATATTATACGCAACAAGCGTGGAGCCTTAACGACCCATGAGGCAAATTACCTTCAAATGCATCCCAACTTTGGTAATGAGATGATGGGCCGCTCGGGGCTGTTTCCTAAAGAAGTCCTCAATATCGTGTTGCATCACCATGAATTTATTGACGGTTCTGGATTTCCCGATGGTTTAGTGGGTAATAAAATTCCCATGGTCACTCAAATAGTTAGCCTTGCTAATGACTATGACCATCAGTTAACTGGACAAGAAAATACCTCTCCTCAAATTGCCCTAGGCTATCTCTTTAAAAACCGTGCTTCTAAACATTCCGAAGCCTTAATTGCCGTGTTAGTTAAGATCCTTGGGATCTATCCCCCTGGAACCATAGTGTTACTTTCCGATGACAGTGTGGCTAAGGTGATCATGACCACCAAGGAAGTGAGTCAACCACAGGTTTGGGCCTGTAAGGCCGATGGCAGTGAAGCATCATTAAGATTTTTAATTGACGAGGGGGTAACGGTACAAAAGACCCTGCGCTTCGATGAGTTAACCGAAGGGGCGATTCGTACTTTACAGGTCGATAAGGGCATTAGTTTTTATTTTAGTTCGCTCCAGCCTTGAACCTAGGAAGTAGAGTTCCGTATCCTTACGACTAAGATTTTCATTTAGGACAAATAGGTTAGGTTAATGGAACAAATACAGGTAGCAGAGAAAAGTGTTGCAGTTGTCGGTTGTGGTTGGTTTGGTTTTGCCCTCGCAAAGCATTTGGTCGAAAAGGGCTTTAGGGTTACAGGTGCCAAACAACAACTCGACAGCCTAACAGCGTTGAGGGATGTCGGCATTGATGCCTATCAATTGCAATTAGGTGAAGACGCTGATGTTATTCCCAACCTTGCACAATTATCAGGACTCTTTGAGACAGATTTTCTGGTCGTCAATATTCCCCCAAGGCTCAAACAGGGTAACAGCAATTATCTTAATGAACTTAAACTGTTACTCGCACTCACCCAAAACCGTCAATACCAAGGTATCATCTTTATCAGTACCACGGGCGTGTATCCCACCGAATCTAAAACGATGACAGAAGCGGATGCGAGGGCTGAATCGCAAAGCGCGCAGATCTTGCTTGATGCCGAAGCGCTGTTTGGCGGAAAGCCTGAAACCTGTGTGGTTCGCTTTGCGGGACTTGTGGGCCCTAAACGTCATCCTGGTCGCTTCTTTGCCGGTAAAACCGATGTGTCCGGTGGGAATGCTGCGGTTAATCTCGTACATATTGAGGATTGTGTGGCAGCGGTGACTCAGATTATCGAGGCCAAAGCACAGGGCATACCGGTGGCGGCTATTTATAATGTCTGCGCCCCGCAGCATCCAACTCGCGCCGAGTTTTATACCCAGGCAGCCGAAGATTTAGGCTTAATCGCTCCGACCTTTAATCAGGTAGAAATGCCAAGTAAAATCATTAGCAGTGAAGCATTTCAGGCCGATCTTCACTTTCGCTACCGTTTTGCTTCTCCCCTTGAGATGCTTGCCGCCTGTTAGTCGATGGCAGCTTTAGTCATAGGATAAAAGTTAACAAATGTTGAAGGTCAAGTAACCGAATTTAAGGTATCTTGTTGCCCATGATGCTGTTATCTAACTGATAGCGCAGGCTTTAACTGTTGATTGAAAATTTACCGTAAAAATAAGAAGAGAAACTATGTTTAATGTAGCGAAAAGTGTGTCTAATTTCGTTCGTCCTCTCGCTGTGTTGACCTGTGGCTTGGTGCTCAGCGCGAGCTTTGCCCTTCAGGCGGCGACCTTTGAAGAAGGCAAAGATTATGACATTGTAAAAGGGATTACTGAGGCAGAACAGCCGGTGTTAAGGGAGTTCTTTTCCTATAACTGTCCACACTGTTTTAGGCAGGAGCCCATTGTCGCGGCGACCGTAAAACTGCTCGGTAAGGGTGTAAAGTTTGAGCGTACCCCTGTAGGGGCTGGGCGCCCTGCGTGGGAGTTAAGTCAGCTGGCATACTATTTGGCGCAAAAGCTGAAAATGACCACGCAAGTACATGAGGCGATTTTTAAACAAATCCATGAAAAGGGTGAGCAATTTACGACTCCTGATCAAGTTAAAGCTTTTTTCCTTGCCCAAGGCGCGCAAGCTAAAGACATTGATGCGGCGATGGCGTCGGTAGATGCTAAGTTTACGCTTATGAATTACAACTCCCAGGCAGAACTGGCGGGAATCAAAGGGGTTCCAAGCCTGTTAGTGAACGGTCGTTATATGTTAAAAGGCACCTCCCGCAGCCCAGAGGAGCTGGCTGAACTAGTAAAATTCCTTGCCGCTAAAAAATAACGCCAATTTAAGCCGATATTTTTGAGAAGTCAGTTTTAAAATCGTTAAAAGTGCTTCCCAATCCCTTTAAAAATAGCCCGAGTTATTCTGGGCTATTTTTTTGTCATTTTGTAAAAGTGCAATTCAATTCTTTACGTCAATCTGTGTTTAAGTGCTATGTGATGGGTTCATCACCTTCATAAATTATCTTTATTTGTCCGATATTTAGTCCTTAAATTTTTGCTTATTCCATGATTTATGAGTTTTTCGTTATTTTAATTGTTCGACCTTCGTCTAACTCGCTTTAAAAACAAACAAAAAATCAATATCTAGATATTTTCATAAGTAATTGATAATTTTAATTAAATAATTGTTTGTTAGTTGTTTGCATCAATCTCTTAGACTAAGGTCGTGATTGTCGTCACAAATGCTATTGCTAGATTTAACAAGATTTAAAAATAAATCAGCACAGGGGAGTTGCTATGGCATTTGAAAATAATGATAAAGCAAAAGGTTACTGGAACGAGAATTTACGTCTCGTTTTGGGCTTATTAGCTATATGGGCTGCCGTCTCATTTGGTTGCGGCATTTTGTTTGTGGATGTACTCAATGAAATCCATTTTATGGGCTTCAAGTTAGGCTTCTGGTTTGCACAACAGGGCTCAATTTATGTCTTTGTTGCGCTTATTTTTGTCTATGCGGCAAAAGCCAACGCCTTAGATAAAAAATATAACGTACATGAAGACTAAGGAGATACATAAATGGGTATTCAAGGATTAACTTATTTGATTGTGGGGCTCTCATTTGCGCTCTACATCGGGATCGCAATTTGGTCTCGTGCAGGCTCTACCAAGGAATTCTACGTTGCGGGTGGTGGCGTTCATCCCGTCGTAAACGGTATGGCAACGGCGGCTGACTGGATGTCTGCGGCATCGTTTATTTCGCTTGCGGGTATTGTGTCTTTCGTCGGTTATGATGGTAGTGTTTACCTCATGGGATGGACTGGCGGTTACGTTTTACTTGCGCTTTGTATGGCACCTTACCTTCGTAAGTTTGGTAAGTTCACTGTGCCTGATTTTATTGGTGAGCGTTACTATTCTCAAGCGGCGCGTACCGTGGCGGTCATCTGTGCCATCTTCATTTGCTTTACCTACATTGCTGGGCAAATGCGTGGTGTGGGCGTGGTATTCTCTCGTTTCCTTGAGGTGGAAGTGGATACCGGCGTATACATCGGTATGGCCGTGGTGTTCTTCTACGCGGTATTAGGTGGTATGAAGGGGATTACTTACACGCAAGTGGCGCAATACTGCGTATTGATCTTTGCCTTCATGGTTCCAGCTATCTTCTTATCTGTAATGATGACAGGCCATATCATTCCACAAATCGGTTTCGGTGCTCAGTTAGTCGACGCTGCGGGTAATGAATCTGGCGTGTATCTACTTGAAAAACTGAACAACCTATCTGGTGAATTGGGTTTTGCCCCCTATACCGATGGTTCTAAGAGTACCTTTGACGTGTTCTGTATCACTGGCGCGTTAATGGTGGGTACAGCAGGTTTACCCCACGTTATTGTGCGTTTCTTCACTGTACCTAAAGTGAAGGATGCGCGTATCTCTGCGGGTTGGGCATTGGTGTTTATCGCCATCATGTACACAACCGTTCCCGCATTAGCTGCGTTTTCTCGTGTGAACATGATTGAAACCATTAATGGTCCAGACATGAAGGGTGTTGCCTATGAGACTGCGCCTGACTGGATCAAAAACTGGGAAAAAACCGGCCTTATCAAGTGGGATGACAAAAATGGTGACGGCAAAATCTATTATGCCAAGGGCAAAATGGAAGATGCTACTAGCGCTAACGAGATGAAAATCGACAACGATATCATTGTGTTGGCAACTCCTGAGATCGCAAACTTACCAGCATGGGTAATTGCACTTGTGGCTGCAGGTGGTTTAGCTGCGGCACTTTCAACATCAGCGGGTCTGTTATTGGTTATCTCTACATCAGTGTCCCATGACCTGCTCAAGAAAAACCTAATGCCAGACATTTCTGATAAGAAAGAGCTGATGTTTGCGCGTATCGCTGCGGGCGTAGGTATTGTGATTGCCGGTTACTTTGGTGTTAACCCACCTGGTTTCGTGGCTGCGGTGGTGGCGTTCGCCTTCGGTTTAGCGGCGTCGTCACTGTTCCCTGCAATCATCATGGGTATCTTCTCTAAGTCGATGAATAAAGAAGGTGCTATCGCAGGTATGATCACAGGTTTACTGTTCACTGCCGGTTACATCATCTACTTCAAGTTCGTAGACCCAACGGCTAACGTCTCTGCTAACTGGTTCCTCGGTATTTCGCCAGAAGGTATCGGTATGATTGGTATGGTCGTGAACTTTGTAGTGGCACTTGTTGTGAGTAAAGTCACTGCTGCAACCCCAGTCCATGTTCAAGAAATGGTTGAGTCAATCCGTTTCCCTAAAGGTGCGGGTAGCGCGAGCAGCCACTAATCTTAATTCTTATGTGATTGAGTAAAAGGACGCTTCGGCGTCCTTTTTGTTATCTTTAGGACTGACTTTAGTCGTATATGGCCTTTTAATCCAAACGGTTATAGTCAATTTATATTCACCTAAGCCAAGGTGTCGCCTATGAACGCGAGCGAACTGCAACCCGTCGTACACTTTTTAGCATCGATACATCCCTTTAACGCCTTATCCGAAGATAAGCTGCTGCGCTGTGCTAAAGCTGTCAGTATTGGTTACTACAGCAAAGCCACTGCCTACGTCACCTTTGATGCTCAAGCCCCTAAATTGTATTTGGTAAGAAGCGGTGCCTTTGAGGTACGTGACCCCGAGGGTGTATTAGTCGATAGGGTGGCAGAAGGGGAGTTCTTCGGTTTTTCGACGCTATTATCGGGGGAAAAGGTGGTCAATCGGGTCGCGATACTCGAAGACAGTTTGGTTTATCACTTACCTCAAACACTATTTAATGAGATGCGGGGCGAAAGCCGCGAGTTCGACCGTTTTTTTACCCGCGCTTTTGCCAATCGTTTACGTAATGAGGTGCGATTTCGGGCCAAAGACCTCACTACAACTAGCCGTATCAGCACCCTAATCTCATCAGCCCCTGTGAGCATCGATGCCCATTCAACCGTAACTCAAGCAGCTCTCCTCATGCGAAACGCCCGAGTGTCATCTCTTCTCGTTACTGACAATCACAGGCTTGTGGGAATTTTAACCGACAAGGATTTGCGCAATCGGGTGTTAGCCGCAGGCTTAGATGGCAGCCTAGCTGTACACCAAGCGATGACAACCTCACCGATTTCCATTGCCTCCAACGCGCTGATTTTCGAGGCTATGCTGTTAATGAGTGAGCATAATATTCACCATTTACCCATCATCGATGAACTCAATTCTGATGAAGTGAAAGCCATTGGTATGGTGACCAGCACGGATATTTTGCGTGGTCAGGGCTCACAACCACTGTTACTGATTGGTGAAATCGAACGTCAACAGGATGTGCCAAGTCTGATTAGCGTTAGCAAACAAATACCGTTATTGCTGCAAAACCTTATTAGTGCCGATGCCAGATCAGAAGAAATTGGACGGGTATTGACCTCGGTCACCGATGCCTTAACTCGGCGGTTAATTGTGCTCAATCAACAAATGTTGGGTGAACCGCCAATGGCGTTTTGCTGGTTGGCCTTCGGCTCCCAAGGACGGCAAGATCAGGCTGCCTGCTCGGATCAAGATAATGGCCTTCTTGTTGCTGAGGAGATGGACGATTTCGCTAAGGGGTATTTTGATGCACTTACCCACGGTGTGTGTGCGGGGTTAGACCAATGCGGTTATGCCTATTGCCCGGGTGACATTATGGCGCAAAATCCTAAATGGCGGATGTCACTCAAAGCGTGGCAAAGTGTATTTGATAATTGGGTGACAACTCCCGATCCCAAGGCACTGATGCACGCGAGTATTTTCTTCGATATGCGCTCAGTGTATGGACCACAGTCACTGTTTGATGCGCTGCAGGATCCAGTGCTGGCCAAAACTCGGGATAACGATATTTTCCTTGCGGGCATGACGGGGAATTCATTGATGGAATCGCCGCCCCTTGGATTTTTCCGTAAATTTGTGCTCGAGCGTGACGGCAGTGAGGTTAAGGGCATCGATTTAAAACATAAGGGCAGTGCGCTGATTAATGATATTGCTAGGGTGTACGCATTGTCAGCGGGGATAAAAGAGGTGAATACCGCGAAAAGGATCCGCGCATTGATGGATGCAAATATCATTAACCGCAAGGATGCACTTAATTTGGCAGATGCCCACGAATTTATTGGTCATATGCGTCTATCTAATCAAGGTCATCAATATACTCAAGGACTTAAGATAACTAACTATTTATTACCCGGAAATATTTCTGCTTTAGTTCGCCACCAATTACGGGATGCTTTTAAGGTGGTACATGACGCGCAGTCGGGAATGAAAATGAAGTTTATGCGGAGTTTTTGATGTCGGTTTTGTGGGCAAAGGCCAAATTAACACTGAAGGCCATGAGCTGCCGTCATGCGCAATTTAAGGATTACTATGAATCCCTTCTACCATTGTTGGAATTACCTGTTCGCGTAGCACCTTTAATGGCAATGGATTTGGAGATGACAGGGCTTGATCCAATCAAGGATCAGATCTTGAGCATTGGCCTCATTCCGATTAATAAAGGTGTGATTGAGTTAAGTGGCGCTGAGCAGTGTTTAGTACAAATTACTGGCAGTGTCGGTCAAAGCGCAACCATTCATGGCATTGTCGACAGTGAATTAACCCATGCGGTAAGTATCGAAGAAGCTATGGTCTGGTTTATGGAAAAAACCCGTGGCCGTGTACTTGTTGCCCACTATTCCCCCCTCGATAGCCGTTTTTTGCAGCACAATATTCAGGCGATTTTCAAAGCGCGTTTGATCTTACCTACTATTGATACCCTAATGATTGAAAGGACACGTTTATTGCGTGAACATTCGGTACTCAAAGAGGGGATGCTGCGTTTAGGCGCCTGCCGTGAACGTTATGCTTTGCCGGTTTACTCGGCCCATAGTGCACTAACCGATGCTTTAGCCTGCGCCGAGTTATTACTCGCACAGGTGGCAGCGATGGGAAATGATGAAGATACACAAGTCGCTGAGCTGCTTTCGCGTTCTGGTTAAGTTGACTTTAAAGCATTCGATTGCTTTACGTCTTCAAGTTAGGCTTCAGTGTCTTTACTCTGCTTTTGACAGTTCTGTATCGAGCTCTAGGCAGAGTAAACGCAATTGTTCAATTTTGTCCGCTGACATGCTCGAGCGTGAAACCAATTTTTCGGTGAGTGCTGTTGCCTCTACCTGCAATTGCCACCCTTTATCCGTTAAGGAAATCACTTTTTTGCGCTCGTCTAAATCCGACAAGTTACGTGTCAGTAATCCTTTGTTTTCCAGTCGTTTAACAATAGGGGTGAGGGTGCTTGAATCGAGCCTAGTGTCGTTCGATAACTCCTTTAAACTCACCTCGTTTTGATACCAGAGTGAGTGCATCACGATATATTGCGGATAGGTGAGATCGTATTCATCCAAAATGGGGCGAAAGGCTCTAACCAAGGAGTTGGTTGCCGTATAGAGGGCAAAACACACATTGTCGGCTAGTTGTTGAGGCATGCGCTTATCCATAATGATTGATGGACGAGCAGAGTAACAAAATTCAGTTGGACAAGATAGTTTGTGCACAAATTATTTTTAGGCTAATGAATTGCATTTTAGATTCGAACACGTTAATTTACCCGCATATAATTTGTGCGCAAACTATTTGCAGGCTAACAAATGCAATTCGACTTTATTAAGGTCTGCCGATAACGCACTCGTTGATTTTTTCTTGTTTATATCAAAGGTAATGACATGATTAGCCATCAAATTCATTTAGCTTCTCGTCCAATTGGTATGCCGACAGCGGCCAACTTTAAGCAAGTTGATGTTGAACTTCCTGCGCTGAAAGAGGGACAAGTGCTGATTAAAAACACTTGGATGTCGGTTGACCCTTATATGCGTGGCCGCATGATGGAGCGTAAATCCTATATTCCGCCCTTTGAAATCGATGCGGTGATGGAAGGTGGTGCCATTGGTGAGGTCATCGAATCCTTAAACCCTAAGTTTCCCGTTGGCTCAAAAGTTAGCAACATCAGTGGTTGGCGTACTCATTTTATCAGCGATGGCGCCGACTTAACTCTGTTGCCTGCAATTGGCATTCCGGAGCAATATTTCTTAGGCGTGATTGGTATGCCGGGTCTCACCGCGTGGTCGGGACTGATGAAAGTGGCCAAGCTTAAACCAACTGATACCGTATTTGTGTCAGCGGCTTCTGGCGCTGTGGGTATGGTAGTGTGCCAAATTGCGAAGTTACACGGCTGCACTGTTGTCGCATCTGTAGGATCTGAAGAAAAGGCAGAATTAGTGCGCGGTTTAGGTGTGGATGCGGTCATTAACTACAAGACGGTTACTAATTTAACAGAAGCCTTAAGCGCGGCAGCACCCCAGGGTATTGATGTGTACTTTGAAAACGTCGGCGGCGAGCATTTAGAAGCGGCACTAAACGTGATGAACGATTACGGTCGTATTCCTGTTTGTGGCATGATTGCCGACTACAACGCGGCCTCACCAATCCCAGGTCCATCTAACCTGATGATGATTAACATCAAAAAGCTGACATTACAGGGCTTTATCGTGATTGATTACTTCGACCAATTTGACGAATTTGCTGCGCAAATGGGTCAATGGCTGATGGAAGGTAAGGTGAAATCGGAAGAAACCGTCTACGAAGGTCTTGCCAATGCCCCTGAGGCTTTCCTTGGTTTGTTTGAAGGCAAAAACAAAGGTAAGATGCTGGTTAAGCTATAAACAAATATTCAGCTTGAGCATGGGTTAAATTGCCAATCTAGGCGAAGCCCGCTACTAAAGTAGCATTTGATGAAGCCCTTTAACCTCGGTTAATGGGCTTTACTTTTTTGTGCTGATTTTCATTTGGCATCGAAGCGGGGCTGCGAGCATTGTCTACGGGGCTTTTTCGTGCTATTTCAAGGGAGAAGATAAACCCTAATAATCCCGTCGAAGGAGTGGATATGCCATTACCTTTACTCTATTTGGGCGGCGCAGCGCTTGGTGCGTTAGTGCTTGCCGATGAGCGTGATAAACGTAAGCTGTTAGAACACGATCGCTTACTTGGGCGCGCGCCGAAAACGGTGAACGCCAATACCGCTTTGATAGCTGCTCCGAGTCAATGGCAAAAGGGATTTAAAACCGTGTCGCCCATTCCCGGCGCGATAGTCTGTTGCTATGTTTTTGGAGTGATAGAACACACGGGGATTTGGCTCGATGATGATTGTATTGTCGAACTTCACGGCTCGGGCCTTATTCGAGCGGTGTCGGTAAAGCGATTCTTAGCGGGGCGTACGGGCAGTCAAATCTTTA
This genomic window contains:
- a CDS encoding DUF2919 domain-containing protein; the encoded protein is MNFSHITWLDDKGHIKPPIFLYAILAFLARGWCIFVASLTQASDRSELVRLFYPEKSDFIMSLAAGAGAVVLYFMVLAERRRAPSWVRPMFTQLRLGLGLLLIVDAALLWQRLYHGQFLFHWSLALDALVLFWSCMYILQSKRLSYYLNDWPKDDRN
- a CDS encoding HD-GYP domain-containing protein produces the protein MTKAAQKKLQLSELQLGMRVKLPLSWTEHPFLWNRVDINSAAQIEMIRGLGVPFVYLLSGEVSEEVIDEELAPVEAIEELPLQRDLKADTRKAMRLSQKRFLEGVNHCRSAFGKIVSDPEGAYRLSSELVENLLGHLQEIEKPFLTLVGMDEKNVSVTQHSMSVAVLGMMIGQALDLPAKDLRDIALGSLFHDIGKLKVPDIIRNKRGALTTHEANYLQMHPNFGNEMMGRSGLFPKEVLNIVLHHHEFIDGSGFPDGLVGNKIPMVTQIVSLANDYDHQLTGQENTSPQIALGYLFKNRASKHSEALIAVLVKILGIYPPGTIVLLSDDSVAKVIMTTKEVSQPQVWACKADGSEASLRFLIDEGVTVQKTLRFDELTEGAIRTLQVDKGISFYFSSLQP
- a CDS encoding SDR family NAD(P)-dependent oxidoreductase, coding for MEQIQVAEKSVAVVGCGWFGFALAKHLVEKGFRVTGAKQQLDSLTALRDVGIDAYQLQLGEDADVIPNLAQLSGLFETDFLVVNIPPRLKQGNSNYLNELKLLLALTQNRQYQGIIFISTTGVYPTESKTMTEADARAESQSAQILLDAEALFGGKPETCVVRFAGLVGPKRHPGRFFAGKTDVSGGNAAVNLVHIEDCVAAVTQIIEAKAQGIPVAAIYNVCAPQHPTRAEFYTQAAEDLGLIAPTFNQVEMPSKIISSEAFQADLHFRYRFASPLEMLAAC
- a CDS encoding thiol:disulfide interchange protein DsbA/DsbL, translated to MFNVAKSVSNFVRPLAVLTCGLVLSASFALQAATFEEGKDYDIVKGITEAEQPVLREFFSYNCPHCFRQEPIVAATVKLLGKGVKFERTPVGAGRPAWELSQLAYYLAQKLKMTTQVHEAIFKQIHEKGEQFTTPDQVKAFFLAQGAQAKDIDAAMASVDAKFTLMNYNSQAELAGIKGVPSLLVNGRYMLKGTSRSPEELAELVKFLAAKK
- a CDS encoding DUF4212 domain-containing protein; protein product: MAFENNDKAKGYWNENLRLVLGLLAIWAAVSFGCGILFVDVLNEIHFMGFKLGFWFAQQGSIYVFVALIFVYAAKANALDKKYNVHED
- a CDS encoding sodium:solute symporter family protein; translated protein: MGIQGLTYLIVGLSFALYIGIAIWSRAGSTKEFYVAGGGVHPVVNGMATAADWMSAASFISLAGIVSFVGYDGSVYLMGWTGGYVLLALCMAPYLRKFGKFTVPDFIGERYYSQAARTVAVICAIFICFTYIAGQMRGVGVVFSRFLEVEVDTGVYIGMAVVFFYAVLGGMKGITYTQVAQYCVLIFAFMVPAIFLSVMMTGHIIPQIGFGAQLVDAAGNESGVYLLEKLNNLSGELGFAPYTDGSKSTFDVFCITGALMVGTAGLPHVIVRFFTVPKVKDARISAGWALVFIAIMYTTVPALAAFSRVNMIETINGPDMKGVAYETAPDWIKNWEKTGLIKWDDKNGDGKIYYAKGKMEDATSANEMKIDNDIIVLATPEIANLPAWVIALVAAGGLAAALSTSAGLLLVISTSVSHDLLKKNLMPDISDKKELMFARIAAGVGIVIAGYFGVNPPGFVAAVVAFAFGLAASSLFPAIIMGIFSKSMNKEGAIAGMITGLLFTAGYIIYFKFVDPTANVSANWFLGISPEGIGMIGMVVNFVVALVVSKVTAATPVHVQEMVESIRFPKGAGSASSH
- a CDS encoding DUF294 nucleotidyltransferase-like domain-containing protein, encoding MNASELQPVVHFLASIHPFNALSEDKLLRCAKAVSIGYYSKATAYVTFDAQAPKLYLVRSGAFEVRDPEGVLVDRVAEGEFFGFSTLLSGEKVVNRVAILEDSLVYHLPQTLFNEMRGESREFDRFFTRAFANRLRNEVRFRAKDLTTTSRISTLISSAPVSIDAHSTVTQAALLMRNARVSSLLVTDNHRLVGILTDKDLRNRVLAAGLDGSLAVHQAMTTSPISIASNALIFEAMLLMSEHNIHHLPIIDELNSDEVKAIGMVTSTDILRGQGSQPLLLIGEIERQQDVPSLISVSKQIPLLLQNLISADARSEEIGRVLTSVTDALTRRLIVLNQQMLGEPPMAFCWLAFGSQGRQDQAACSDQDNGLLVAEEMDDFAKGYFDALTHGVCAGLDQCGYAYCPGDIMAQNPKWRMSLKAWQSVFDNWVTTPDPKALMHASIFFDMRSVYGPQSLFDALQDPVLAKTRDNDIFLAGMTGNSLMESPPLGFFRKFVLERDGSEVKGIDLKHKGSALINDIARVYALSAGIKEVNTAKRIRALMDANIINRKDALNLADAHEFIGHMRLSNQGHQYTQGLKITNYLLPGNISALVRHQLRDAFKVVHDAQSGMKMKFMRSF
- a CDS encoding exonuclease domain-containing protein, coding for MSVLWAKAKLTLKAMSCRHAQFKDYYESLLPLLELPVRVAPLMAMDLEMTGLDPIKDQILSIGLIPINKGVIELSGAEQCLVQITGSVGQSATIHGIVDSELTHAVSIEEAMVWFMEKTRGRVLVAHYSPLDSRFLQHNIQAIFKARLILPTIDTLMIERTRLLREHSVLKEGMLRLGACRERYALPVYSAHSALTDALACAELLLAQVAAMGNDEDTQVAELLSRSG
- a CDS encoding MarR family winged helix-turn-helix transcriptional regulator, with amino-acid sequence MPQQLADNVCFALYTATNSLVRAFRPILDEYDLTYPQYIVMHSLWYQNEVSLKELSNDTRLDSSTLTPIVKRLENKGLLTRNLSDLDERKKVISLTDKGWQLQVEATALTEKLVSRSSMSADKIEQLRLLCLELDTELSKAE
- a CDS encoding NADP-dependent oxidoreductase, with product MISHQIHLASRPIGMPTAANFKQVDVELPALKEGQVLIKNTWMSVDPYMRGRMMERKSYIPPFEIDAVMEGGAIGEVIESLNPKFPVGSKVSNISGWRTHFISDGADLTLLPAIGIPEQYFLGVIGMPGLTAWSGLMKVAKLKPTDTVFVSAASGAVGMVVCQIAKLHGCTVVASVGSEEKAELVRGLGVDAVINYKTVTNLTEALSAAAPQGIDVYFENVGGEHLEAALNVMNDYGRIPVCGMIADYNAASPIPGPSNLMMINIKKLTLQGFIVIDYFDQFDEFAAQMGQWLMEGKVKSEETVYEGLANAPEAFLGLFEGKNKGKMLVKL
- a CDS encoding lecithin retinol acyltransferase family protein, which translates into the protein MPLPLLYLGGAALGALVLADERDKRKLLEHDRLLGRAPKTVNANTALIAAPSQWQKGFKTVSPIPGAIVCCYVFGVIEHTGIWLDDDCIVELHGSGLIRAVSVKRFLAGRTGSQIFIACNHRHQPLVAEDIAKTFGVSTDESVIERAGRAIYQYRDYDLFDNNCHRFVWFCLTGDEESIKGFMALNQKLAGLFKQGIYWDEIKLKS